Part of the Sinorhizobium sp. BG8 genome, CCTGGATGCAATATGTCACGGCATGGGGTGCGCTGATTGAACAGGCTAGGTTGTCGTCAGCGGACTTCGTCATCGTGTCGGCGGCCTCGAGCAGCGTCGGTCTGGCCGCGTTCCAGGTTGCCCGGAGCGTTGGAGCCACGGTGATTGCCACGACACGGACCAATGCCAAGGCGGCCGCACTCCGGGAAGCTGGCGCGCATCACGTCATCGCGACGGCGGAAGAGGACCTGGTTGACCGGGTCATGGAAATCACCGACGGGAAAGGTACGCGTGTCGTGTTCGATCCGATCGGCGGACCCGCTATCGCACAGCTTGCGGATTGCATGGCGGTAGCCGGGATTTTGCTGGAGTATGGCGCTCTCAGCCCGGACGCAGGACCATTTCCTCAGTTCGCCGTCCTGGGCAAGAGCCTGACGCTCAAGGGTTATTTGTATAATGAGATTGTCGGAGACAACGGCATCTTGGAGCGCGCGAAGGCGTATATCAGCGACGGACTGCGCTCGGGCGCGCTCGACCCCATAATCGCCCGGACCTTCCCCTTCGAACAGATTAAGGAAGCAACCGCCTTCCTTGAGAGTAACGAGCAGATCGGCAAGATCGTCGTCACGCTCTGATCCGGTATTCGGACTGCGCTATTTCGCGGGTAGTCCAAACTCCCGCGGGGTAGCCATGGCGCGTTTGCGCCGCCCGATCGGGTATTCAGGCATCGCATTTGGCTATCGAAGACAAACCCGACGCGACGGCCACCGAGCGAGAGCTTTGTAGAATACTCGATGTCCGCAATGGGCGAATCCCAGACCTCGGCGGCGAGAGCTCCAATGTCTGCTCTTCGTGTTGAGTGTCCTGATAACGGATGGTAGGCGATCGGCCCCTTTCGCGTCAGCTTCGCGCCCGCATCTCGGTCGTATCGGCCCTCATCGCGCTCGGCCGAAAGCGGGCATAGCGATGCGGTAGCGTCATGTCTTTTGCGCGCCAAAAAGGCGACATGTATACAAGTGCGCGCACTTTGTGCCCGGCCGAGCGCCGAGATTCGCAGATGATGCAGGTGCGACTGCCATCATGAACGATTGGAAGAGCTCAGCCGGAAAGTGCGGCCAGCAGTTCAGTGCCGAGATGCGACTTCATGAATTTTTCTGGCCCGACGAGGTAGTAGCCACGCTCAGAGGTCAGCGGCTCGTGGTCAAGCTCGACGAGCAGGCCACTTGACACCAGGTCGTCGATGACGCCCCGCCATCCGAGAGCGACGCCGTGCCCTAACAGGGCCTCGTGGATGGCGATGCCGTGATTGGACACCTCGATGCCTGGTGCGGCGCGAATTGCGTGGGGAGCGCGGCGCGATTTCCAATCATTCCAGTTAAACCAACGCCTCTCCGAGTCCTCGAGATGGATCAGAGGCCCTTGCATGAAGATGTCCCCCATCGACAGAGAGGCGAGCTTAGTCGCGACGGAGGGGGCCGCAATCGGGACCACCGCTTCCGGGATCAATAACCTGGCCTCCATACCGTTCCAATGACCGTCACCGAAGAGGATTGCGCAGTCGACGTTGTCCATTGAAATATGGTGGTCGCGTTCGGCGGTCACGACCCTGACTGAGAGATCACTATCTCTGTTTCGCAGGTTCGCAAGTTTCGGCATCAGCCAGAACATCGCCAAGCCCGGATAGGTGCCGAGCGTCAGACTGGGTCCATTCGCCCGCTCCCGCAATGATCGGGTAGCGGTCGCGATATCGGCAAGGGCGGATGCGATCCTTGCATGGTAAGCGAGAGCATCGGCGGTAGGCGTGGTGACCCCGCCATTCCTCTCGAACAGCGTGAGGCCAAGGTCATTCTCCAGTGCCTGTATCTGATGGCTGATCGCTGGCTGACCGA contains:
- a CDS encoding zinc-dependent alcohol dehydrogenase family protein, with the protein product MPRIVRFHEYGGPEVLRIEEIDVAPPAEDEVQIAVKAIGLNRAEVMFRRNAYVQQAEFPSMLGYEAAGNVMSFGSTVTGFTKGDAVSVIPTLDMARWGTYGEVINIPARHVVMHPENLSFEKAAATWMQYVTAWGALIEQARLSSADFVIVSAASSSVGLAAFQVARSVGATVIATTRTNAKAAALREAGAHHVIATAEEDLVDRVMEITDGKGTRVVFDPIGGPAIAQLADCMAVAGILLEYGALSPDAGPFPQFAVLGKSLTLKGYLYNEIVGDNGILERAKAYISDGLRSGALDPIIARTFPFEQIKEATAFLESNEQIGKIVVTL
- a CDS encoding LysR family transcriptional regulator encodes the protein MRDLPPLKALRVFEACIRLGTFTAAARELNVGQPAISHQIQALENDLGLTLFERNGGVTTPTADALAYHARIASALADIATATRSLRERANGPSLTLGTYPGLAMFWLMPKLANLRNRDSDLSVRVVTAERDHHISMDNVDCAILFGDGHWNGMEARLLIPEAVVPIAAPSVATKLASLSMGDIFMQGPLIHLEDSERRWFNWNDWKSRRAPHAIRAAPGIEVSNHGIAIHEALLGHGVALGWRGVIDDLVSSGLLVELDHEPLTSERGYYLVGPEKFMKSHLGTELLAALSG